A DNA window from Impatiens glandulifera chromosome 7, dImpGla2.1, whole genome shotgun sequence contains the following coding sequences:
- the LOC124909662 gene encoding beta-D-glucosyl crocetin beta-1,6-glucosyltransferase-like: METKKPCLNVVMVPWLAHGHVSPYLELAKRLADRNFRIYLCSTPINLSSIKKRVTQKYSQSIKLIEFHIPSQPDLPPHFHTTNGLPLHLKSVLKRAMDKASPSFTQIIKTLKPDILIYDFNQQWASIAATTIGIPSVPFISGSASAICYIFHTFMKQGVDFPYPVLNLRGTHWNRIIQEMLNTTLNDQSQTESGSNPLFSRTCDIIFMKTFGELEGKYIEYGSNLLGKKIVPTGPLAQEHGDSEDNSEIMEWLNKKEASSTVFVSFGTESFLSREEIEEVAKGLELSMVNFIWVLRFSFEEEEKISIEEALPNGFLERVGDRGLVVEKWAPQARILMHPNVGGFVSHCGWGSIMEAMTFGIPIVAIPMNLDQPVNARLVEEIGVGLEINRDENGGLSGEEIAEFIREVIVGDEDGKKIRDNTREMKHKIKSKGEEDMDCVVEHLYKLHKKNIHEKNMD, encoded by the exons ATGGAGACGAAGAAGCCATGCTTGAATGTTGTAATGGTCCCATGGCTAGCCCATGGCCATGTCTCTCCTTACTTAGAGCTTGCCAAAAGACTTGCCGACAGAAACTTCCGAATCTATCTATGTTCAACTCCGATCAATCTGAGCTCCATCAAGAAAAGGGTCACACAGAAATACTCTCAATCGATCAAACTCATCGAATTCCATATCCCATCTCAACCCGACCTTCCTCCCCATTTCCACACAACAAATGGCCTCCCACTTCACCTCAAATCAGTTCTCAAAAGAGCCATGGACAAGGCCAGCCCATCTTTCACGCAAATCATTAAAACCCTGAAACCGGACATACTCATTTACGACTTCAACCAGCAATGGGCATCAATAGCCGCAACAACAATCGGGATACCATCAGTTCCATTCATCAGCGGTAGCGCTTCCGCCATCTGTTATATCTTCCATACATTTATGAAACAGGGCGTTGACTTCCCTTATCCCGTCTTGAATCTACGGGGAACTCACTGGAACCGAATAATTCAAGAAATGTTGAATACAACTCTGAATGATCAAAGTCAAACTGAAAGTGGaa GCAATCCGCTCTTTAGTAGAACCTGCGACATCATATTCATGAAGACGTTTGGAGAATTGGAAGGGAAATACATAGAGTACGGATCAAACCTACTTGGAAAAAAGATAGTCCCCACGGGTCCTCTGGCTCAAGAACACGGAGACTCGGAAGATAACAGCGAGATCATGGAGTGGCTTAACAAGAAAGAGGCATCTTCAACAGTTTTCGTATCATTTGGAACAGAGTCCTTTTTGTCTAGAGAAGAAATAGAGGAAGTAGCAAAAGGGTTGGAGCTAAGTATGGTGAATTTCATTTGGGTGCTTAGATTTTCCtttgaggaggaggagaagatttCAATTGAAGAAGCACTGCCCAATGGCTTTCTTGAGAGGGTGGGAGATAGAGGTCTTGTAGTTGAGAAATGGGCTCCGCAAGCTAGAATCTTGATGCACCCAAATGTTGGAGGATTTGTAAGCCATTGTGGGTGGGGTTCTATAATGGAGGCCATGACATTTGGAATTCCAATTGTGGCTATACCCATGAACTTAGACCAACCAGTGAATGCGAGGTTAGTGGAGGAGATCGGTGTGGGGTTGGAAATAAATAGAGATGAGAATGGAGGGTTGAGCGGGGAAGAGATTGCAGAGTTCATAAGGGAAGTCATAGTTGGTGATGAAGATGGGAAGAAGATTAGGGACAATACAAGAGAAATGAAACACAAAATCAAAAGTAAAGGAGAAGAAGATATGGATTGTGTTGTGGAACACTTGTACAAgcttcacaagaagaatattcATGAAAAAAACATGGATTAA